In one window of Nitrospirota bacterium DNA:
- a CDS encoding nucleoside deaminase — protein sequence MTNRSDFEQMLEIALEEARSGLSEGGIPIGAALFRRDGTLLGRGHNRRVQENDPSVHAETDAFRKAGRQRSYKDTIMVTTLAPCWYCSGLVVQFGIGAVVVGESRTFAGGIDWLRERGIEVFDLNSDACRLMLAEFITAHPELWHEDIGQP from the coding sequence ATGACAAACAGATCTGACTTTGAACAGATGCTTGAGATTGCTCTTGAGGAGGCGCGGAGCGGCCTCTCGGAAGGCGGCATTCCCATCGGGGCCGCCCTGTTTCGACGCGACGGGACGCTGCTCGGGCGTGGGCACAATCGGCGAGTCCAGGAGAACGATCCCTCCGTGCACGCCGAGACGGACGCCTTTCGCAAGGCCGGGCGTCAGCGGAGCTACAAAGACACTATCATGGTGACGACTCTGGCTCCCTGCTGGTATTGCAGCGGCCTCGTCGTTCAGTTCGGCATTGGCGCAGTGGTCGTCGGAGAATCCCGCACCTTTGCCGGTGGGATAGACTGGCTGCGGGAACGGGGTATCGAAGTGTTTGACCTCAACTCGGACGCCTGCCGGCTGATGCTGGCGGAATTCATCACGGCGCATCCTGAGCTGTGGCACGAAGATATTGGGCAGCCTTGA